In a single window of the Gemmatimonadaceae bacterium genome:
- a CDS encoding MFS transporter, translating into MNQWLVKISLFINYFVFAILLNSVGTVILQVQNSYGVSAAQASVLEAFKDLPIAITSFLVASFLTRIGYKRSMQIALALVALACLLMPQLPAFWMTKALFAATGIGFALTKVSVFATLGLVTRTKEDHASFMNFLESFFMVGILSGYFIFSAFVSDTEASSTQWLNVYYALAALSFAALLLLSLARLDESSVHPAVARPLAEDFAEMIRLCARPLVLVFIISAFLYVLIEQSIMSWLPTFNSRILHLSASLSIQMASILAASTALGRFTAGIVLRRFNWFTVLVTSLVIAAVLVLVALPLTRNVGTAEVSTWGSAPLAAFVFPLIGLCLSPIYPAINSVILTALPLRQHAPMAGLIVVFSALGGTTGSLITGQLFQHFGGTTAFYFSLAPIICLTLALYQLRRQAAIAARAASDASAAAQPA; encoded by the coding sequence ATGAACCAGTGGCTCGTCAAGATCTCGCTGTTCATCAACTACTTCGTCTTCGCGATCCTGCTCAACAGCGTCGGGACCGTGATCCTGCAAGTACAGAACAGCTACGGCGTCTCGGCCGCACAGGCCAGCGTCCTCGAGGCGTTCAAGGACCTCCCGATCGCGATCACGTCATTCCTCGTCGCTTCGTTCCTCACGCGCATCGGATACAAGCGCAGCATGCAGATCGCCCTGGCGTTGGTCGCCCTGGCGTGCCTGCTCATGCCGCAGCTCCCGGCGTTCTGGATGACCAAGGCGCTCTTTGCCGCCACCGGCATCGGCTTCGCGCTCACCAAGGTCTCGGTCTTCGCCACGCTCGGACTCGTGACTCGCACCAAGGAGGACCACGCCTCCTTCATGAACTTCCTCGAGTCGTTCTTCATGGTCGGCATCCTCTCGGGGTACTTCATCTTCAGCGCGTTTGTCTCCGACACCGAGGCCTCGTCGACGCAGTGGCTCAACGTGTACTACGCGCTCGCCGCTCTCTCCTTCGCCGCCCTCCTCCTGCTCTCGCTGGCGCGCCTCGATGAGAGCAGTGTGCACCCCGCCGTGGCGCGACCGTTGGCGGAGGACTTCGCGGAGATGATCCGCCTCTGCGCGCGCCCCCTGGTGCTCGTCTTCATCATCAGTGCGTTCCTCTACGTCCTGATCGAGCAGAGCATCATGTCGTGGCTCCCCACGTTCAATAGCCGCATCCTGCACCTCTCGGCGTCGCTCAGCATCCAGATGGCGAGCATCCTCGCCGCCTCCACCGCGCTGGGTCGCTTCACGGCGGGCATCGTGCTGCGACGCTTCAACTGGTTCACGGTACTCGTCACGAGCCTAGTCATCGCCGCCGTGCTTGTCCTGGTCGCGCTCCCGCTCACGAGGAACGTGGGGACGGCAGAAGTCTCCACCTGGGGAAGTGCGCCGCTCGCCGCCTTTGTCTTCCCGCTCATCGGGCTTTGTCTCTCGCCCATCTATCCGGCCATAAACTCGGTCATCCTCACCGCGCTCCCACTCCGGCAGCACGCGCCCATGGCTGGACTCATCGTCGTCTTCTCGGCGCTGGGCGGAACCACGGGGTCGCTCATCACCGGGCAGCTCTTCCAGCACTTCGGCGGCACGACGGCGTTCTACTTCTCGCTCGCGCCCATCATCTGCCTCACGCTGGCGTTGTACCAGCTCAGGCGTCAGGCGGCGATCGCCGCACGCGCCGCGAGCGACGCATCCGCCGCCGCGCAGCCGGCATGA
- a CDS encoding GMC family oxidoreductase, with product MTTVGGDIVIIGSGITAANMAAHLAEHTTRSIVVIEAGPASTPFAERTAARKRFLAYGENPWARDHLEDQNAFGVTYGFSPNMHVGGLAMHWGGVTPRYSPEDFITNSLYGIGTDWPYTYEDLDPFYQEAEERMGIAGEQGPPAMDPRGKPYPLPPIPVNYNLQQLQLWATQAGIASWSCPSAKATVPYQGRAQCQRCDTCYPVCPSGAKYSPDFTWDALVKSKRVTLVTGTLVRRLVADAKTGRIVRATGNRTDASGEEVTIEGQTFVLAAGFIWSPHLLLLSRDAAHPNGLANRSGLVGKYLAGHRNIGGQISLPLELYPGLNAQHSLVSKQFQRASYPGGKYLRHDLRLWESSVGRGARLRDDKGNLLLGDALLADWKQRAKGATARVRAYYDVLPHRESKFVLDDTRKNRWGDPMPLVTFKDAPESEALRPWQEEELRNLFRRMAKAGGGEVISLASNANDIGQEHPTGGCRAGNDPTTSVVDGWGRAHDHENLWVGGAPTQPSASCCNGTLTFVAVGLRTASAIAKSV from the coding sequence ATGACGACCGTCGGCGGCGACATCGTCATCATCGGGAGCGGGATAACCGCCGCCAACATGGCGGCCCACCTCGCCGAGCACACCACGCGCTCCATTGTCGTCATCGAGGCGGGACCGGCGAGCACCCCGTTCGCCGAGCGCACGGCGGCGCGCAAGCGATTCCTCGCCTATGGCGAGAACCCGTGGGCGCGCGACCACCTCGAGGACCAGAACGCCTTCGGCGTGACGTACGGCTTCTCCCCCAACATGCACGTGGGCGGCTTGGCGATGCACTGGGGCGGAGTGACGCCGCGCTACTCGCCGGAGGACTTCATCACGAATTCGCTGTACGGGATCGGCACCGACTGGCCGTACACGTACGAGGACCTCGATCCCTTCTATCAGGAAGCCGAGGAGCGCATGGGCATCGCCGGCGAGCAGGGGCCGCCGGCGATGGATCCGCGCGGGAAGCCGTATCCCCTGCCGCCCATTCCCGTCAACTACAACCTTCAGCAGCTGCAACTGTGGGCCACCCAGGCCGGCATCGCCAGCTGGAGCTGTCCCTCGGCCAAGGCCACCGTGCCGTATCAGGGGCGCGCGCAGTGCCAGCGCTGCGACACGTGCTATCCCGTCTGCCCGTCAGGCGCAAAGTACTCCCCCGACTTCACGTGGGATGCGCTGGTGAAGTCAAAGCGGGTCACGCTGGTCACCGGGACGCTCGTGCGGCGCCTGGTCGCCGACGCGAAGACCGGGCGCATCGTACGCGCCACCGGCAACCGCACCGACGCCAGTGGCGAGGAGGTGACGATCGAGGGGCAGACCTTCGTCCTCGCCGCCGGCTTCATCTGGTCGCCGCACTTGCTCCTCCTCTCGCGCGATGCCGCGCATCCCAACGGCCTCGCCAACCGCAGCGGGTTGGTAGGGAAGTACCTCGCCGGGCACCGCAACATCGGCGGGCAGATTTCGCTGCCGCTGGAGCTGTATCCCGGGCTCAACGCGCAGCACTCGCTCGTGAGCAAGCAGTTCCAGCGCGCCAGCTATCCCGGCGGGAAGTACCTGCGGCACGACCTGCGCCTGTGGGAGTCGAGCGTGGGGCGCGGGGCGCGCCTGCGTGACGACAAAGGCAATCTGTTGTTAGGGGACGCGCTCCTCGCCGACTGGAAGCAGCGCGCAAAGGGCGCCACGGCGCGCGTGCGCGCCTATTACGACGTTCTCCCCCACCGGGAGAGCAAGTTCGTCCTCGACGACACGCGCAAGAACCGGTGGGGCGACCCCATGCCGCTCGTGACCTTCAAGGATGCGCCGGAGAGCGAGGCGCTGCGCCCGTGGCAGGAAGAGGAGCTGCGCAACTTGTTCCGTCGCATGGCCAAGGCAGGAGGGGGCGAGGTGATCTCGCTCGCCAGCAACGCCAACGACATCGGGCAGGAGCACCCCACCGGCGGGTGCCGCGCCGGCAACGACCCGACCACGAGCGTGGTGGACGGGTGGGGGCGCGCGCACGACCATGAGAATCTCTGGGTGGGCGGGGCGCCAACGCAGCCGAGCGCCTCGTGCTGCAACGGGACGTTGACGTTCGTGGCCGTGGGGCTGAGGACGGCGTCGGCGATTGCGAAGTCCGTGTAG
- the glgC gene encoding glucose-1-phosphate adenylyltransferase: MTAPYRPGSIGRNTMAYVLAGGRGSRLYELTDRRAKPAVFFGGKARIIDFALSNALNSGIRRIGVATQYKAHSLIRHLQRGWNFLRPERNESFDILPASQRVSETAWYEGTADAVYQNTDIIEAYHPEYMVILAGDHIYKMDYERMLQQHVDQGADVTVGVLEVPRMEATGFGVMHVDAEDRIVHFLEKPTDPPGIPGNPEMALASMGIYVFRTTFLFDLLRRDAADATSSRDFGKDIIPYVVEHGKAVAHRFSTSCVKSDAEHDAYWRDVGTIDAYWEANIDLTTVVPNLDIFDEKWPIWTYAEVTPPAKFVHNEEGRRGLAVNSLVSGGCIISGASLHKTLLFTGVKVHSYAQLDGAVVQPYVEIGRGARLRNVVVDRGVVIPAGMVVGEDPREDARRFRRSERGTVLITQPMVDSLK; the protein is encoded by the coding sequence ATGACTGCCCCGTATCGTCCTGGCTCCATCGGTCGCAACACGATGGCCTATGTCCTGGCCGGGGGGCGCGGGTCGCGCCTGTACGAACTGACCGACCGTCGCGCCAAGCCGGCGGTCTTCTTTGGCGGCAAGGCGCGCATCATTGACTTCGCGCTGTCCAACGCGCTCAACTCGGGGATCCGCCGCATCGGGGTGGCGACGCAGTACAAGGCGCACTCGCTCATCCGTCACCTGCAACGCGGCTGGAACTTCCTGCGTCCCGAGCGCAACGAATCGTTTGACATCCTCCCCGCGTCGCAACGCGTGAGCGAGACGGCCTGGTACGAGGGAACGGCCGATGCGGTCTACCAGAACACCGACATCATCGAGGCTTATCACCCGGAGTACATGGTGATCCTGGCCGGTGACCACATCTACAAGATGGACTACGAGCGCATGCTCCAGCAGCACGTCGATCAGGGGGCCGACGTGACGGTGGGGGTGCTCGAGGTGCCGCGCATGGAGGCGACGGGGTTCGGCGTGATGCATGTGGACGCCGAGGATCGCATCGTCCACTTCCTCGAGAAGCCGACGGATCCGCCGGGGATCCCCGGCAATCCGGAGATGGCGCTGGCCAGCATGGGGATCTACGTCTTCCGGACGACGTTCCTGTTCGACCTCCTGCGCCGCGACGCGGCCGACGCGACGTCGAGCCGCGACTTCGGGAAGGACATCATTCCGTACGTGGTGGAGCACGGGAAGGCGGTGGCGCACCGCTTCAGCACCTCGTGCGTGAAGTCGGACGCCGAGCACGACGCGTACTGGCGCGATGTGGGGACGATCGATGCGTACTGGGAGGCCAACATCGACCTCACGACGGTGGTCCCGAACCTCGACATCTTCGACGAGAAGTGGCCCATCTGGACGTACGCCGAGGTGACGCCGCCGGCCAAGTTCGTGCATAACGAGGAGGGGCGGCGCGGGCTGGCGGTGAACTCGCTCGTCTCGGGCGGGTGCATCATTTCCGGCGCCTCGCTGCACAAGACGCTCCTCTTTACCGGGGTCAAGGTGCACTCCTATGCGCAGCTCGACGGCGCGGTGGTGCAGCCCTACGTCGAGATCGGGCGCGGGGCGCGGCTACGCAACGTGGTGGTCGACCGTGGCGTGGTGATCCCGGCGGGGATGGTGGTGGGAGAGGACCCGCGCGAGGATGCGCGCCGCTTCCGTCGTAGCGAGCGCGGGACGGTGTTGATTACGCAGCCGATGGTGGACTCACTCAAATAG
- the treF gene encoding alpha,alpha-trehalase TreF produces MSTMQSPRELYGELFEAVQRSRLYRDSKTFVDAVPRGMPEAIVRQYRTERERPGFDLGAFVQAHFDLPAADAAASGLAPADDVRAQVDRLWDKLVRPADPDIPFASLIPLPHRYVVPGGRFRELYYWDSYFTMLGLAVSGRHDILGEMVANFASLVDRIGFIPNGTRTYYGTRSQPPLFVLMVELLAQATGDTAIVDRYGAQLEREYAFWMAGGESLAPGQSARRVVRFGDVVLNRYWDDAAEPRQESYAEDLELAAETTREASDLFRDLRAACESGWDFSSRWFDETRAFASIRTTSLLPVDLNSILFHLETVLAGIRERGGDIAAATRFRDRAAKRRALLRSLFFDESHGFFCDVHHATGKSTGILTLAGAWPLFVGVATDGQAQRVADRLRADFLRPGGWVTTLTNTGQQWDAPNGWAPLQWIVVEGLRRYGFTELAHEGARRWIDANTSIYRQTGHFLEKYDVEHPGRVAGGGEYAVQDGFGWTNGVLVQLLSRG; encoded by the coding sequence ATGAGCACCATGCAGTCGCCGCGTGAGCTGTACGGCGAGCTGTTCGAGGCGGTTCAGCGCTCTCGCCTGTACCGTGACTCCAAGACTTTCGTCGACGCCGTTCCCCGCGGCATGCCCGAGGCCATCGTGCGCCAGTATCGCACGGAGCGTGAGCGCCCGGGCTTCGACCTCGGCGCCTTCGTGCAAGCGCACTTCGACCTCCCCGCGGCCGACGCGGCGGCGAGCGGTCTTGCACCTGCCGACGACGTGCGCGCGCAGGTGGACCGCCTCTGGGACAAGCTCGTGCGTCCCGCCGACCCGGACATCCCCTTCGCGTCGCTCATTCCGCTCCCCCACCGCTACGTCGTCCCCGGCGGTCGCTTTCGCGAGTTGTACTACTGGGACAGCTACTTCACGATGCTCGGCCTCGCCGTCTCGGGGAGGCACGACATCCTGGGGGAGATGGTGGCGAACTTCGCATCGCTCGTCGATCGCATCGGCTTCATTCCCAACGGTACCCGCACGTACTATGGCACGCGCTCGCAGCCACCACTCTTCGTGCTGATGGTCGAGCTGCTGGCTCAGGCAACTGGGGACACGGCGATTGTCGACCGGTATGGTGCGCAGCTCGAACGCGAGTATGCGTTCTGGATGGCGGGCGGCGAGTCGCTGGCACCGGGTCAGTCCGCGCGTCGTGTCGTGCGCTTCGGCGACGTCGTGCTCAATCGCTATTGGGACGATGCCGCGGAACCGCGCCAGGAGAGCTACGCCGAAGACCTCGAACTGGCGGCAGAGACCACGCGCGAGGCGAGTGACCTGTTCCGCGACCTGAGGGCGGCGTGCGAATCGGGGTGGGACTTCAGCTCGCGCTGGTTCGACGAGACGCGCGCCTTCGCGTCGATCCGCACCACGTCGCTCCTCCCGGTGGACCTCAACAGCATCCTCTTTCATCTCGAGACGGTGCTGGCCGGGATTCGCGAGCGGGGCGGTGACATCGCGGCGGCGACGCGCTTTCGCGATCGCGCGGCCAAGCGCCGGGCGCTGCTGCGCTCCCTCTTCTTCGACGAGTCGCACGGCTTCTTCTGCGACGTCCACCACGCCACCGGAAAGTCGACGGGAATCCTCACGCTCGCCGGGGCGTGGCCGCTCTTTGTCGGCGTTGCGACCGACGGCCAGGCGCAACGCGTTGCCGATCGACTCCGTGCCGACTTCCTGCGCCCCGGCGGCTGGGTGACGACGCTGACTAACACCGGCCAGCAGTGGGACGCTCCCAACGGTTGGGCGCCGCTGCAATGGATCGTTGTCGAGGGGTTGCGTCGCTACGGCTTCACCGAGCTGGCCCACGAGGGCGCACGCCGGTGGATCGACGCCAACACGAGCATCTACCGCCAAACCGGTCACTTCCTGGAGAAGTACGACGTCGAGCACCCGGGACGCGTGGCTGGCGGCGGGGAGTATGCGGTGCAGGACGGCTTCGGATGGACAAACGGCGTGCTCGTGCAGCTCCTGTCGCGAGGGTGA
- a CDS encoding DUF2214 family protein — MTIRWLLAALHLLALGIGMESVWVRGRALKRLTSGDDRETLRRVFTHDNWYGIAALLWYPTGLARAFFGFEKGTGYYLHQPFFLAKLVLVTVILAVELWVMTTLIRWRRQQQRGDPIDVGLAPRLARISAWETYAIILIVFLATAMARDLRPW, encoded by the coding sequence ATGACCATCCGCTGGCTCCTTGCCGCGTTGCACCTGCTGGCGCTCGGCATCGGGATGGAGAGCGTGTGGGTGCGCGGCCGCGCCCTCAAGCGACTCACCAGCGGCGACGACCGCGAGACGCTTCGTCGCGTCTTCACGCACGACAACTGGTACGGCATCGCCGCGCTGCTGTGGTATCCCACCGGCCTTGCCCGCGCTTTCTTCGGCTTCGAGAAGGGGACGGGTTACTACCTGCACCAACCGTTCTTCCTTGCCAAGCTGGTCCTCGTCACCGTCATCCTGGCGGTCGAGCTGTGGGTGATGACGACGCTCATCCGCTGGCGCCGGCAGCAGCAACGCGGGGACCCCATCGACGTGGGACTGGCGCCGCGCCTGGCGCGCATCTCGGCGTGGGAGACGTACGCCATCATCCTCATCGTCTTCCTGGCGACGGCCATGGCGCGCGACCTCCGGCCATGGTAG
- a CDS encoding FAD-dependent oxidoreductase, which produces MAATDVTNPRYYHKVVDCQWACPAHTNVPGYLRLIGQGRYDDSYLLNRESNVFPGILGRTCDRPCEPACRRGRVEEKPVAICRLKRVAADHRGDIRDRLPKAPAQKNGKRVACIGAGPSSLTVANDLLPLGYDVTIYEQHAQPGGLMRINIPSFRLPNSVLDEECGYIIDMGAHMRYGTKVSSLKGVLDEGYDAVFIGSGAPKGKELDIPGRWDAPANVHIGIEWLANIHFQHLTSIGKRVVIIGVGNTAMDCCRTAKRVGATDVKVVARRGRKHFKASPWELEDAEEEQVQIIENHAPKRFVIEDGKLVGLEFEQLQWTEDASGKQVSAVTGATIIPCDDVILAIGQDNAFPWIERDIGVEFDSRGMPKVDKTTHQSTHPKVFFGGDAAWGPENIIWAVAHGHQAAISIDLQCFDKPVRERPPVGMTLVSAKLGMHAWAYENEYETAKRQKMQHEELTRRFSDIDVEVELGFTAEQAAREVQRCLNCDVQTYFTSSLCIECDACVDICPTNCLTITPNGTDEAELRTRLSAPALNLAQELYVSVALPQTKRVMVKDEDVCLHCGLCAERCPTAAWDMRTFDLKNAYAGQVAR; this is translated from the coding sequence ATGGCCGCAACCGATGTCACCAATCCGCGATACTATCACAAGGTCGTGGATTGCCAGTGGGCCTGTCCGGCCCACACCAACGTCCCCGGTTATCTCCGGCTGATTGGCCAGGGCCGGTACGACGATTCCTATCTCCTCAACCGTGAGTCGAACGTCTTTCCCGGCATCCTCGGCCGGACCTGCGACCGCCCGTGCGAACCGGCATGCCGGCGCGGGCGCGTCGAGGAGAAGCCGGTCGCGATCTGCCGCCTGAAGCGCGTTGCCGCCGACCATCGCGGTGACATCCGCGACCGCCTTCCCAAGGCTCCGGCGCAGAAGAATGGCAAGCGCGTGGCGTGCATCGGCGCCGGCCCGTCGTCGCTCACGGTGGCCAACGACCTCCTGCCGCTCGGCTACGACGTCACAATCTACGAGCAGCACGCCCAGCCGGGCGGGTTGATGCGGATCAACATCCCGTCGTTCCGCCTGCCTAACAGCGTGCTGGACGAGGAGTGCGGCTACATCATCGACATGGGCGCCCACATGCGATACGGGACCAAGGTCTCGTCGCTCAAGGGGGTGCTCGATGAGGGGTACGATGCGGTCTTCATCGGGAGCGGGGCGCCGAAGGGGAAGGAGCTCGACATCCCCGGGCGCTGGGACGCGCCGGCGAACGTCCACATCGGGATCGAGTGGCTGGCCAACATCCACTTCCAGCACCTGACGAGCATTGGCAAGCGCGTGGTGATCATCGGCGTGGGGAACACGGCGATGGACTGCTGCCGCACGGCCAAGCGCGTGGGCGCGACGGACGTGAAGGTCGTCGCGCGCCGCGGGCGCAAGCACTTCAAGGCGTCGCCGTGGGAGCTGGAGGACGCCGAGGAAGAGCAGGTGCAGATCATCGAGAACCACGCCCCCAAGCGCTTCGTCATCGAGGATGGGAAACTGGTGGGGCTGGAGTTCGAGCAGCTGCAATGGACGGAGGACGCCAGCGGGAAGCAGGTGTCGGCGGTGACGGGGGCGACGATCATTCCCTGTGACGACGTGATTCTCGCCATCGGGCAGGACAACGCCTTCCCGTGGATCGAGCGTGACATCGGCGTGGAGTTCGATTCGCGCGGGATGCCCAAGGTGGACAAGACCACGCACCAGAGTACGCACCCGAAGGTCTTCTTTGGCGGCGATGCGGCGTGGGGGCCGGAGAACATCATCTGGGCCGTGGCGCACGGGCACCAGGCGGCCATCTCGATCGACCTGCAGTGCTTCGACAAGCCGGTGCGCGAGCGCCCGCCGGTGGGGATGACGCTGGTGAGCGCCAAGCTGGGCATGCACGCCTGGGCGTACGAGAACGAGTACGAGACGGCCAAGCGCCAGAAGATGCAGCACGAGGAGCTGACGCGGCGCTTCAGCGACATCGATGTGGAGGTCGAGCTGGGCTTCACCGCCGAACAGGCAGCCCGCGAGGTGCAACGCTGCCTCAACTGCGACGTGCAGACGTACTTCACGTCGTCGCTGTGCATCGAATGCGACGCCTGCGTCGACATCTGTCCCACCAACTGCCTGACGATCACTCCCAACGGCACCGACGAGGCAGAACTGCGCACGCGACTCTCGGCGCCGGCGCTCAACCTGGCGCAGGAGCTGTACGTGTCCGTCGCCCTCCCGCAGACCAAGCGCGTGATGGTGAAGGACGAGGATGTCTGCCTGCACTGCGGCCTCTGCGCCGAACGGTGCCCGACGGCCGCGTGGGACATGCGGACGTTCGACCTCAAGAACGCCTATGCCGGGCAGGTGGCCCGATGA